In a single window of the Salvelinus alpinus chromosome 15, SLU_Salpinus.1, whole genome shotgun sequence genome:
- the LOC139540467 gene encoding membralin-like isoform X4 — translation MSENQGNANNNVPQNNNGGANRIRNPNINQNPLISVRDRLFHALFFKMAVTYARLFPPSFRRIFEFFILLKALFILFILAYIHIAFSRSPINCLEHVREKWPRDGILRVEIQRNSSRAPIFLQFYDSDGLQGLVKEPEGEGGGLGLAALHHEEEDEEEMTLEMFDNSSVRFELDIEPRLKPSLSGGGGGLNDSQDLSFSQAPTKVWPQEDYIVEYSLEYGFLRLSQTTRQRLNIPVMVVTLDPMKDHCFGDSFSRLLLDEFLGYDDILMSSVKALAENEEDKGFLRNVVSGEHYRFVSMWMARTSYLAAFVIMVIFTLSVSMLLRYSHHQIFVFIVDLLQMLEMNMTIAFPAAPLLTVILALVGMEAIMSEFFNDTTTAFYIILIVWLADQYDAICCHTNTSKRHWLR, via the exons ATGTCAGAAAACCAGGGCAACGCGAACAACAACGTCCCGCAAAATAACAATGGCGGGGCGAACAGGATACGAAACCCTAATATCAACCAAAACCCACTCATCAGTGTTCGAGACAGACTTTTCCATGCACTATTCTTCAAGATGGCAGTTACCTATGCCAGATTGTTTCCACCGTCTTTCAGAAGAATCTTCGAGTTTTTTATCCTACTAAAG GCACTCTTTATTCTCTTCATCCTGGCCTATATCCACATCGCTTTCTCACGCTCGCCTATCAACTGCCTGGAGCACGTTCGGGAGAAGTGGCCGCGTGACGGCATCCTGCGAGTGGAGATCCAGCGCAACTCGTCGCGTGCGCCCATCTTCCTGCAGTTCTACGACTCAGACGGTCTCCAGGGCCTGGTCAAGGAgccagagggggagggaggagggctggGCCTGGCCGCGCTCCaccacgaggaggaggacgaggaggagatgACCCTGGAGATGTTTGACAACAGTTCTGTGAGG TTTGAGCTTGACATCGAGCCGCGGCTGAAGCCCTCACTGAGTGGTGGGGGAGGGGGCCTCAACGACAGCCAGGACCTCTCCTTCAGCCAGGCGCCCACTAAAG TGTGGCCTCAGGAGGATTACATAGTGGAGTACTCTCTGGAGTACGGCTTCCTCCGCTTGTCCCAGACCACCCGGCAGCGCCTCAACATCCCTGTCATGGTCGTCACACTGG acCCCATGAAGGATCACTGCTTTGGGGACAGCTTCAGTCGCCTCCTCCTGGATGAGTTCCTGGGCTACGATGACATCCTGATGTCTAGTGTCAAGGCCCTGGCAGAGAACGAGGAGGACAAAG GCTTCCTCAGGAATGTGGTGTCCGGAGAACACTACCGATTTGTCAGCATGTGGATGGCTCGCACCTCCTACCTGGCTGCCTTTGTCATCATGGTAATATTC ACCCTGTCAGTGTCTATGCTGCTGCGCTATTCCCACCACCAGATCTTTGTCTTCATTG TGGACCTTCTGCAGATGTTGGAGATGAACATGACTATTGCTTTCCCAGCAGCGCCTCTGCTTACCGTCATCCTGGCTCTCGTGG gcaTGGAGGCCATCATGTCGGAGTTCTTCAACGACACCACCACCGCCTTCTACATCATCCTCATCGTGTGGCTGGCCGACCAGTACGACGCCATCTGCTGCCACACAAACACCAGCAAACGTCATTGGCTGAGGTGA
- the LOC139540467 gene encoding membralin-like isoform X2 gives MSENQGNANNNVPQNNNGGANRIRNPNINQNPLISVRDRLFHALFFKMAVTYARLFPPSFRRIFEFFILLKALFILFILAYIHIAFSRSPINCLEHVREKWPRDGILRVEIQRNSSRAPIFLQFYDSDGLQGLVKEPEGEGGGLGLAALHHEEEDEEEMTLEMFDNSSVRFELDIEPRLKPSLSGGGGGLNDSQDLSFSQAPTKVWPQEDYIVEYSLEYGFLRLSQTTRQRLNIPVMVVTLDPMKDHCFGDSFSRLLLDEFLGYDDILMSSVKALAENEEDKGFLRNVVSGEHYRFVSMWMARTSYLAAFVIMVIFTLSVSMLLRYSHHQIFVFIVDLLQMLEMNMTIAFPAAPLLTVILALVDLSLSPRHGGHHVGVLQRHHHRLLHHPHRVAGRPVRRHLLPHKHQQTSLAEVLLSVSLCVLRLPLPLQRPVQQPGSGHLLALHTALHDLLLPPL, from the exons ATGTCAGAAAACCAGGGCAACGCGAACAACAACGTCCCGCAAAATAACAATGGCGGGGCGAACAGGATACGAAACCCTAATATCAACCAAAACCCACTCATCAGTGTTCGAGACAGACTTTTCCATGCACTATTCTTCAAGATGGCAGTTACCTATGCCAGATTGTTTCCACCGTCTTTCAGAAGAATCTTCGAGTTTTTTATCCTACTAAAG GCACTCTTTATTCTCTTCATCCTGGCCTATATCCACATCGCTTTCTCACGCTCGCCTATCAACTGCCTGGAGCACGTTCGGGAGAAGTGGCCGCGTGACGGCATCCTGCGAGTGGAGATCCAGCGCAACTCGTCGCGTGCGCCCATCTTCCTGCAGTTCTACGACTCAGACGGTCTCCAGGGCCTGGTCAAGGAgccagagggggagggaggagggctggGCCTGGCCGCGCTCCaccacgaggaggaggacgaggaggagatgACCCTGGAGATGTTTGACAACAGTTCTGTGAGG TTTGAGCTTGACATCGAGCCGCGGCTGAAGCCCTCACTGAGTGGTGGGGGAGGGGGCCTCAACGACAGCCAGGACCTCTCCTTCAGCCAGGCGCCCACTAAAG TGTGGCCTCAGGAGGATTACATAGTGGAGTACTCTCTGGAGTACGGCTTCCTCCGCTTGTCCCAGACCACCCGGCAGCGCCTCAACATCCCTGTCATGGTCGTCACACTGG acCCCATGAAGGATCACTGCTTTGGGGACAGCTTCAGTCGCCTCCTCCTGGATGAGTTCCTGGGCTACGATGACATCCTGATGTCTAGTGTCAAGGCCCTGGCAGAGAACGAGGAGGACAAAG GCTTCCTCAGGAATGTGGTGTCCGGAGAACACTACCGATTTGTCAGCATGTGGATGGCTCGCACCTCCTACCTGGCTGCCTTTGTCATCATGGTAATATTC ACCCTGTCAGTGTCTATGCTGCTGCGCTATTCCCACCACCAGATCTTTGTCTTCATTG TGGACCTTCTGCAGATGTTGGAGATGAACATGACTATTGCTTTCCCAGCAGCGCCTCTGCTTACCGTCATCCTGGCTCTCGTGG atctctccctctctcccaggcaTGGAGGCCATCATGTCGGAGTTCTTCAACGACACCACCACCGCCTTCTACATCATCCTCATCGTGTGGCTGGCCGACCAGTACGACGCCATCTGCTGCCACACAAACACCAGCAAACGTCATTGGCTGAG GTTCTTCTATCTGTATCACTTTGCGTTCTACGCCTACCACTACCGCTTCAACGGCCAGTACAGCAGCCTGGCTCTGGTCACCTCCTGGCTCTTCATACAG CACTCCATGATCTACTTCTTCCACCACTATGA
- the LOC139540467 gene encoding membralin-like isoform X1 produces the protein MSENQGNANNNVPQNNNGGANRIRNPNINQNPLISVRDRLFHALFFKMAVTYARLFPPSFRRIFEFFILLKALFILFILAYIHIAFSRSPINCLEHVREKWPRDGILRVEIQRNSSRAPIFLQFYDSDGLQGLVKEPEGEGGGLGLAALHHEEEDEEEMTLEMFDNSSVRFELDIEPRLKPSLSGGGGGLNDSQDLSFSQAPTKVWPQEDYIVEYSLEYGFLRLSQTTRQRLNIPVMVVTLDPMKDHCFGDSFSRLLLDEFLGYDDILMSSVKALAENEEDKGFLRNVVSGEHYRFVSMWMARTSYLAAFVIMVIFTLSVSMLLRYSHHQIFVFIVDLLQMLEMNMTIAFPAAPLLTVILALVGMEAIMSEFFNDTTTAFYIILIVWLADQYDAICCHTNTSKRHWLRFFYLYHFAFYAYHYRFNGQYSSLALVTSWLFIQHSMIYFFHHYELPAILQQIRIQEMLLQNQLAGQGGNQTALQDNLNNNTTTAAAAPARGGEANGQVRPPDEPLASSVAQAQGSATLASQSNGLAGSATVEGAVGELTTELDWLAETTAIITEALSSSAPQPGGSLLESTAGGLLGEARGVGRVGVSEAGLSVVAEIRMGGGGGGESTSGTGPSLMAVEIKTIVACRGSAAGSGLPPPSPMGGLQEAETCFSSVRPSLPQPPFPHTDCSRAVVVEPECPRQSPTDWDSKTEEAPSPTPS, from the exons ATGTCAGAAAACCAGGGCAACGCGAACAACAACGTCCCGCAAAATAACAATGGCGGGGCGAACAGGATACGAAACCCTAATATCAACCAAAACCCACTCATCAGTGTTCGAGACAGACTTTTCCATGCACTATTCTTCAAGATGGCAGTTACCTATGCCAGATTGTTTCCACCGTCTTTCAGAAGAATCTTCGAGTTTTTTATCCTACTAAAG GCACTCTTTATTCTCTTCATCCTGGCCTATATCCACATCGCTTTCTCACGCTCGCCTATCAACTGCCTGGAGCACGTTCGGGAGAAGTGGCCGCGTGACGGCATCCTGCGAGTGGAGATCCAGCGCAACTCGTCGCGTGCGCCCATCTTCCTGCAGTTCTACGACTCAGACGGTCTCCAGGGCCTGGTCAAGGAgccagagggggagggaggagggctggGCCTGGCCGCGCTCCaccacgaggaggaggacgaggaggagatgACCCTGGAGATGTTTGACAACAGTTCTGTGAGG TTTGAGCTTGACATCGAGCCGCGGCTGAAGCCCTCACTGAGTGGTGGGGGAGGGGGCCTCAACGACAGCCAGGACCTCTCCTTCAGCCAGGCGCCCACTAAAG TGTGGCCTCAGGAGGATTACATAGTGGAGTACTCTCTGGAGTACGGCTTCCTCCGCTTGTCCCAGACCACCCGGCAGCGCCTCAACATCCCTGTCATGGTCGTCACACTGG acCCCATGAAGGATCACTGCTTTGGGGACAGCTTCAGTCGCCTCCTCCTGGATGAGTTCCTGGGCTACGATGACATCCTGATGTCTAGTGTCAAGGCCCTGGCAGAGAACGAGGAGGACAAAG GCTTCCTCAGGAATGTGGTGTCCGGAGAACACTACCGATTTGTCAGCATGTGGATGGCTCGCACCTCCTACCTGGCTGCCTTTGTCATCATGGTAATATTC ACCCTGTCAGTGTCTATGCTGCTGCGCTATTCCCACCACCAGATCTTTGTCTTCATTG TGGACCTTCTGCAGATGTTGGAGATGAACATGACTATTGCTTTCCCAGCAGCGCCTCTGCTTACCGTCATCCTGGCTCTCGTGG gcaTGGAGGCCATCATGTCGGAGTTCTTCAACGACACCACCACCGCCTTCTACATCATCCTCATCGTGTGGCTGGCCGACCAGTACGACGCCATCTGCTGCCACACAAACACCAGCAAACGTCATTGGCTGAG GTTCTTCTATCTGTATCACTTTGCGTTCTACGCCTACCACTACCGCTTCAACGGCCAGTACAGCAGCCTGGCTCTGGTCACCTCCTGGCTCTTCATACAG CACTCCATGATCTACTTCTTCCACCACTATGAGCTTCCGGCCATCCTGCAACAGATCCGCATCCAGGAGATGCTGCTGCAGAACCAGCTGGCGGGCCAGGGGGGCAACCAGACGGCCCTGCAGGacaacctcaacaacaacaccaccaccgcTGCAGCAGCCCCAGCTCGGGGAGGGGAAGCCAACGGCCAGGTCCGACCGCCAGATGAGCCCCTGGCTTCTTCAGTGGCCCAGGCCCAAGGTTCAGCGACCCTGGCTTCCCAGTCAAACGGCCTGGCCGGGAGCGCCACGGTAGAAGGGGCCGTAGGAGAGTTGACGACGGAGCTGGACTGGTTGGCGGAGACGACAGCCATCATCACGGAGGCCTTGTCCTCCTCAGCCCCCCAACCTGGGGGGTCTTTGCTGGAGAGCACAGCAGGGGGATTGCTGGGGGAGGCCAGAGGGGTGGGGAGGGTTGGTGTTTCTGAGGCAGGCCTCAGCGTGGTGGCGGAGATTCGAATGGGGGggggtggtggaggagagagcaCAAGTGGTACCGGTCCCAGCTTGATGGCAGTGGAAATCAAAACCATAGTGGCCTGTAGAGGCAGTGCA